One stretch of Cololabis saira isolate AMF1-May2022 chromosome 15, fColSai1.1, whole genome shotgun sequence DNA includes these proteins:
- the nhsl3 gene encoding uncharacterized protein KIAA1522 homolog isoform X4, protein MVVYLRKSIHSLLSVFKKKAGPKENEGQKRLAVHYTASQHYQENVFIEGSRSQYLEDLHTEAQEGLKILQQEEHKNGVNFPDDESIASTDTLRPEQYVSFNDGACSPESSSSTGNPDGTLTSAVMTQPPLTHQGSTFKPPNPVKRLDRSRKRSRRTTIMGIPNQVQKELALHRSSTFQPLVSTQLPDHNKNDMHDGQSGVVIIPTVDGGAPVVNKEGARVHLSELETILTRMQAFRDEELKRHLQAVYKDEHNHQDFGSHLCPSSIRPKSLAVPGMTTSFSISPSMFNFLHEPQGPVMSISPQATYLSTIIPNAVLPAAVEVIEIDRSTSRTRGSSVNHGGSDRAVSKSSLTSGDSSVTPVLSRSSDDDGSQNNTSHNNSTLMTSSPSGSNWSEAQSSKMIISHSSPALSKRGGLNVQDSKSERSEDQDLVSLRSVVSAMSNLSNTGDNGAEHGSGCGAPESAAAGDQAKDKRNFTRSLSVLKTKQPPAPPRRTNSLHGKKIRNEARLVVQIKDLGDSASEKTSTEKNSVEDNQMLAQTNTRGICTPVSNSTGSSCEGSPSQASSPQTGGVTESLLESCTSSPLKTPPDGEKFERTMSPSSGYSSQSGTPTLSPKEISPTSPDQQKKKPVKPERSGSRASSSAASASSSLTSLSSGTSELANPDVSMCSSTLSPQESLPTIATKDLTCNNNPSHFGVEIRDLLNIPPPPKVKAPCPPPPETWAHNRHTVEFLCGPFPNVSKEAQKPTQIQETTIKQADTQTETGKNGQIEDENQTKVGEPALEMSESKTKPEESSAMNHRGADMEDELKDCPVIEQIQQEEKQNTCSMSAVKEPEPQEKTPKKDPPPVMKKPLAVLHRKATTKQPLETQPMELGGSAATEVDAASQSPVTVVVEESEMDGGEVPSLQTLPSELPKMNKISPPPTPPPTYHPTPPLSRKPHPLSGSIPANELQRVQEELHAVESCWPPPPPPLDGESAFEGEDDADFPPPPPPLVTDTCIKVLDLPEEQIVENQDVPQTISRPAATDGEPLADGQNSDGGASCPLVQNIATDGVTPPSVESPPVPPVTRAESPVSAMALPHCDFMKRNSLKADDQSPSAPPVSPQPPAPPIVPVAPPPPTENLTHGVNFRRQPSGAYRDTRSKELLSRHKSALIPKEDANIPLVTPSLLQMVRLRSVSVTEDEVKAPSEDKSTAEKDPVQENCPVSIQGLQNIPQKPIRKSLSLKSPPQTVKASSVTLNSPSTRMQEAIRMKTAAMSSRDCLPSRLGVKSASYSCTSESGAPALKAPESSDVHKSPASTASFIFSRSTKKVVIDTAAASPEAQASLKQSLAAELMQVSEQSKAAAFSNGAVKCDKVPPPVAKKPTHSSMSPSHNSQSSSAKMELSAEGNGAIGGMQHTPALASPETMTRVTADTIETLF, encoded by the exons ATGGTTGTCTATTTGAGGAAGAGCATCCATTCTCTGCTGTCTGTCTTCAAGAAGAAGG CTGGCCCGAAGGAGAATGAAGGCCAGAAGAGGTTGGCAGTGCACTACACAGCCTCTCAGCACTACCAGGAAAATGTTTTCATTGAGGGCAGCAGGTCTCAGTACCTGGAGGACCTGCACACTGAAGCTCAGGAGGGGCTCAAGATCCTGCAGCAAGAAG AACACAAGAATGGAGTGAACTTTCCTGATGATGAAAGCATTGCT TCCACAGACACCCTGAGACCGGAGCAGTATGTCAGCTTCAACGACGGAGCCTGCTCTCCAGAGTCCAGCTCCTCCACCGGGAATCCAGATGGCACACTGACCTCTGCTGTGATGACTCAGCCGCCGCTTACCCACCAAG GTTCTACATTCAAGCCTCCAAATCCAGTGAAAAGATTAGATCGGAGCAGGAAGAGGAGCAGGAGAACCACCATCATGGGCATTCCCAACCAGGTCCAGAAGGAGCTCG CTCTGCACAGAAGTTCCACCTTTCAGCCGCTTGTTTCTACTCAACTCCCTGACCACAACAAGAATGACATGCACGATGGCCAATCGGGTGTTGTTATCATCCCAACGGTTGATGGAGGAGCTCCAGTGGTGAATAAGGAGGGAGCAAGAGTGCATCTTTCAGAGCTAGAG ACTATCCTCACTCGAATGCAGGCATTCAGAGACGAAGAGTTGAAGAGGCACCTCCAGGCAGTGTACAAAGATGAGCACAACCACCAGGACTTTGGTTCTCATCTCTGCCCCTCATCCATCAGACCCAAGTCCCTTGCAGTACCAGGCATGACCACTTCCTTTTCCATCTCTCCTTCCATGTTTAACTTCCTCCACGAACCCCAG GGCCCAGTGATGTCCATCTCTCCCCAGGCCACTTACTTGTCGACAATCATCCCTAACGCCGTCTTGCCCGCTGCAGTTGAAGTAATCGAGATTGATCGCAGCACCAGCCGGACTCGTGGTAGCAGTGTCAATCACGGCGGCAGCGATCGCGCTGTAAGCAAAAGCAGCCTGACATCTGGGGACTCATCAGTCACCCCTGTGTTGTCCAGAAGTTCAGATGATGACGGCTCCCAGAATAATACCTCTCACAACAACTCCACGCTGATGACCTCATCACCATCAGGGTCAAACTGGAGTGAGGCACAATCCTCAAAGATGATTATTTCACATTCCTCGCCTGCATTATCCAAGAGGGGAGGGCTAAATGTGCAGGACAGCAAATCCGAGCGGTCTGAGGACCAGGACCTTGTGAGTCTCCGTAGTGTAGTTAGTGCGATGAGCAACCTCAGCAACACGGGGGATAATGGTGCAGAGCACGGGTCTGGGTGTGGTGCACCAGAGTCAGCAGCTGCAGGGGATCAAGCAAAGGACAAGCGCAACTTCACTCGAAGTCTTTCTGTCCTGAAGACCAAACAACCTCCAGCACCTCCCCGGAGAACAAACTCTCTGCATGGCAAGAAGATCAGAAATGAAGCGAGGCTTGTGGTACAGATAAAAGATCTCGGTGATTCTGCCTCTGAGAAAACTTCCACTGAAAAGAATTCAGTAGAGGACAACCAAATGTTAGCTCAAACAAACACCAGAGGGATTTGCACACCTGTGTCAAACTCCACTGGGTCCAGCTGTGAAGGATCCCCCTCACAGGCCTCTTCACCCCAGACTGGAGGAGTAACAGAATCGCTGCTAGAATCCTGCACCTCCTCCCCACTGAAAACTCCCCCAGACGGAGAGAAATTTGAACGGACAATGTCCCCTTCCAGCGGCTACTCCAGTCAAAGTGGCACTCCGACGCTTTCCCCCAAAGAGATCTCCCCAACCTCTCCAGACCAGCAGAAAAAGAAGCCGGTAAAACCAGAGAGATCTGGGTCGAGGGCCTCGTCTTCAGCGGCCTCCGCTTCTTCCTCACTCACCTCTTTGTCATCTGGTACGTCTGAGCTTGCAAATCCAGATGTTTCCATGTGCAGTTCAACTCTCTCTCCACAGGAATCTTTACCAACCATTGCTACAAAAGACCTTACGTGTAATAACAACCCTTCACATTTTGGGGTAGAAATCAGGGACCTGTTGAACATCCCACCACCCCCTAAAGTCAAAGCTCCGTGTCCTCCCCCTCCAGAGACGTGGGCTCACAACAGGCACACCGTTGAGTTCCTGTGCGGACCATTTCCTAATGTCAGCAAAGAGGCCCAGAAGCCAACACAGATTCAGGAGACCACCATTAAACAGGCAGACACCCAAACAGAAACTGGAAAGAATGGGCAAATCGAAGatgaaaaccaaacaaaagtaGGAGAACCCGCTTTAGAAATGTCCGAAAGTAAAACAAAGCCCGAGGAATCCTCAGCAATGAATCATCGGGGTGCGGACATGGAGGATGAGCTCAAGGATTGTCCAGTTATAGAACAAATCCAGCAGGAAGAAAAGCAAAACACATGTAGCAtgtctgctgtgaaggagcCAGAGCCTCAAGAAAAAACTCCAAAGAAAGATCCCCCTCCTGTCATGAAGAAACCTCTGGCAGTGCTGCACAGAAAGGCAACGACAAAGCAGCCGTTAGAAACACAACCGATGGAGCTGGGTGGCAGCGCCGCCACAGAGGTGGACGCTGCTTCCCAGAGCCCCGTAACCGTGGTCGTTGAGGAGAGTGAGATGGATGGAGGTGAAGTCCCATCCCTGCAGACACTTCCATCAGAGCTCCCCAAAATGAATAAGATCTCCCCGCCACCTACACCCCCTCCAACATACCACCCTACACCTCCTCTTTCGAGGAAACCTCACCCCCTCTCGGGATCTATACCAGCTAATGAACTGCAGAGGGTGCAGGAGGAGTTGCATGCGGTGGAGTCTTGCTGGCCACCTCCCCCACCTCCTCTGGATGGGGAGTCTGCCTTTGAGGGAGAAGATGATGCCGATtttcctccaccccctccaccacTCGTAACGGACACTTGCATCAAGGTGTTGGACCTTCCTGAAGAGCAGATTGTAGAAAACCAAGACGTGCCCCAAACGATTTCACGACCGGCTGCAACTGACGGCGAACCATTGGCTGATGGGCAAAATTCTGATGGAGGGGCTTCTTGTCCACTAGTGCAGAATATTGCTACAGATGGTGTCACACCTCCATCAGTGGAATCACCTCCTGTGCCGCCTGTTACCAGAGCAGAGAGCCCAGTATCAGCCATGGCTCTTCCTCACTGCGATTTCATGAAGCGTAACTCTCTAAAAGCGGATGATCAGTCCCCATCTGCTCCTCCGGTCAGTCCTCaacctccagctccacccatcGTACCAGTAGCACCACCTCCACCAACGGAGAATTTAACTCATGGGGTCAATTTCCGAAGGCAACCCAGTGGAGCATATAGAGACACGAGGAGCAAGGAACTCCTCTCCCGTCACAAAAGTGCACTCATTCCTAAAGAGGACGCCAACATCCCACTTGTCACCCCCTCGCTCCTCCAGATGGTTCGTCTCAGATCGGTCAGCGTGACTGAAGATGAGGTGAAAGCTCCATCTGAGGATAAATCCACCGCAGAGAAAGATCCAGTGCAGGAGAACTGTCCCGTTTCTATCCAAGGACTTCAGAACATTCCTCAAAAGCCTATCCGAAAGTCTTTGTCACTGAAATCTCCCCCTCAGACTGTAAAAGCATCCTCAGTGACACTGAACTCGCCTTCAACGCGCATGCAGGAGGCCATACGCATGAAGACTGCAGCCATGTCTTCAAGGGACTGTCTCCCCTCCAGGCTGGGTGTGAAGTCAGCCAGTTACAGCTGCACCAGTGAATCAGGAGCTCCGGCTCTGAAAGCGCCCGAAAGCAGTGACGTGCACAAGTCCCCAGCTTCTACCGCCAGCTTCATCTTCTCCAGAAGCACAAAAAAAGTCGTCATAGACACTGCGGCCGCCTCTCCCGAAGCTCAGGCGAGTCTGAAACAGAGCCTGGCGGCGGAGCTCATGCAAGTCTCAGAACAATCGAAGGCTGCTGCCTTCTCAAATGGAGCAGTGAAGTGTGACAAGGTTCCTCCACCTGTAGCGAAGAAGCCGACCCACAGCAGCATGAGTCCCTCACACAATTCCCAAAGCTCTTCTGCAAAGATGGAGCTCAGTGCTGAAGGAAACGGAGCCATTGGAGGAATGCAACACACACCTGCATTGGCATCACCTGAAACAA TGACAAGAGTGACAGCGGACACGATTGAAACACTGTTTTGA
- the nhsl3 gene encoding uncharacterized protein KIAA1522 homolog isoform X1 gives MSRRRSTGDLVPKDITEILAREARAQRGQKKQGSSLGQAFSWLRGSRRKKSLGNGLNCTFTGITDAKPGLQNQDAAKAGPKENEGQKRLAVHYTASQHYQENVFIEGSRSQYLEDLHTEAQEGLKILQQEEHKNGVNFPDDESIASTDTLRPEQYVSFNDGACSPESSSSTGNPDGTLTSAVMTQPPLTHQGSTFKPPNPVKRLDRSRKRSRRTTIMGIPNQVQKELALHRSSTFQPLVSTQLPDHNKNDMHDGQSGVVIIPTVDGGAPVVNKEGARVHLSELETILTRMQAFRDEELKRHLQAVYKDEHNHQDFGSHLCPSSIRPKSLAVPGMTTSFSISPSMFNFLHEPQGPVMSISPQATYLSTIIPNAVLPAAVEVIEIDRSTSRTRGSSVNHGGSDRAVSKSSLTSGDSSVTPVLSRSSDDDGSQNNTSHNNSTLMTSSPSGSNWSEAQSSKMIISHSSPALSKRGGLNVQDSKSERSEDQDLVSLRSVVSAMSNLSNTGDNGAEHGSGCGAPESAAAGDQAKDKRNFTRSLSVLKTKQPPAPPRRTNSLHGKKIRNEARLVVQIKDLGDSASEKTSTEKNSVEDNQMLAQTNTRGICTPVSNSTGSSCEGSPSQASSPQTGGVTESLLESCTSSPLKTPPDGEKFERTMSPSSGYSSQSGTPTLSPKEISPTSPDQQKKKPVKPERSGSRASSSAASASSSLTSLSSGTSELANPDVSMCSSTLSPQESLPTIATKDLTCNNNPSHFGVEIRDLLNIPPPPKVKAPCPPPPETWAHNRHTVEFLCGPFPNVSKEAQKPTQIQETTIKQADTQTETGKNGQIEDENQTKVGEPALEMSESKTKPEESSAMNHRGADMEDELKDCPVIEQIQQEEKQNTCSMSAVKEPEPQEKTPKKDPPPVMKKPLAVLHRKATTKQPLETQPMELGGSAATEVDAASQSPVTVVVEESEMDGGEVPSLQTLPSELPKMNKISPPPTPPPTYHPTPPLSRKPHPLSGSIPANELQRVQEELHAVESCWPPPPPPLDGESAFEGEDDADFPPPPPPLVTDTCIKVLDLPEEQIVENQDVPQTISRPAATDGEPLADGQNSDGGASCPLVQNIATDGVTPPSVESPPVPPVTRAESPVSAMALPHCDFMKRNSLKADDQSPSAPPVSPQPPAPPIVPVAPPPPTENLTHGVNFRRQPSGAYRDTRSKELLSRHKSALIPKEDANIPLVTPSLLQMVRLRSVSVTEDEVKAPSEDKSTAEKDPVQENCPVSIQGLQNIPQKPIRKSLSLKSPPQTVKASSVTLNSPSTRMQEAIRMKTAAMSSRDCLPSRLGVKSASYSCTSESGAPALKAPESSDVHKSPASTASFIFSRSTKKVVIDTAAASPEAQASLKQSLAAELMQVSEQSKAAAFSNGAVKCDKVPPPVAKKPTHSSMSPSHNSQSSSAKMELSAEGNGAIGGMQHTPALASPETMTRVTADTIETLF, from the exons CTGGCCCGAAGGAGAATGAAGGCCAGAAGAGGTTGGCAGTGCACTACACAGCCTCTCAGCACTACCAGGAAAATGTTTTCATTGAGGGCAGCAGGTCTCAGTACCTGGAGGACCTGCACACTGAAGCTCAGGAGGGGCTCAAGATCCTGCAGCAAGAAG AACACAAGAATGGAGTGAACTTTCCTGATGATGAAAGCATTGCT TCCACAGACACCCTGAGACCGGAGCAGTATGTCAGCTTCAACGACGGAGCCTGCTCTCCAGAGTCCAGCTCCTCCACCGGGAATCCAGATGGCACACTGACCTCTGCTGTGATGACTCAGCCGCCGCTTACCCACCAAG GTTCTACATTCAAGCCTCCAAATCCAGTGAAAAGATTAGATCGGAGCAGGAAGAGGAGCAGGAGAACCACCATCATGGGCATTCCCAACCAGGTCCAGAAGGAGCTCG CTCTGCACAGAAGTTCCACCTTTCAGCCGCTTGTTTCTACTCAACTCCCTGACCACAACAAGAATGACATGCACGATGGCCAATCGGGTGTTGTTATCATCCCAACGGTTGATGGAGGAGCTCCAGTGGTGAATAAGGAGGGAGCAAGAGTGCATCTTTCAGAGCTAGAG ACTATCCTCACTCGAATGCAGGCATTCAGAGACGAAGAGTTGAAGAGGCACCTCCAGGCAGTGTACAAAGATGAGCACAACCACCAGGACTTTGGTTCTCATCTCTGCCCCTCATCCATCAGACCCAAGTCCCTTGCAGTACCAGGCATGACCACTTCCTTTTCCATCTCTCCTTCCATGTTTAACTTCCTCCACGAACCCCAG GGCCCAGTGATGTCCATCTCTCCCCAGGCCACTTACTTGTCGACAATCATCCCTAACGCCGTCTTGCCCGCTGCAGTTGAAGTAATCGAGATTGATCGCAGCACCAGCCGGACTCGTGGTAGCAGTGTCAATCACGGCGGCAGCGATCGCGCTGTAAGCAAAAGCAGCCTGACATCTGGGGACTCATCAGTCACCCCTGTGTTGTCCAGAAGTTCAGATGATGACGGCTCCCAGAATAATACCTCTCACAACAACTCCACGCTGATGACCTCATCACCATCAGGGTCAAACTGGAGTGAGGCACAATCCTCAAAGATGATTATTTCACATTCCTCGCCTGCATTATCCAAGAGGGGAGGGCTAAATGTGCAGGACAGCAAATCCGAGCGGTCTGAGGACCAGGACCTTGTGAGTCTCCGTAGTGTAGTTAGTGCGATGAGCAACCTCAGCAACACGGGGGATAATGGTGCAGAGCACGGGTCTGGGTGTGGTGCACCAGAGTCAGCAGCTGCAGGGGATCAAGCAAAGGACAAGCGCAACTTCACTCGAAGTCTTTCTGTCCTGAAGACCAAACAACCTCCAGCACCTCCCCGGAGAACAAACTCTCTGCATGGCAAGAAGATCAGAAATGAAGCGAGGCTTGTGGTACAGATAAAAGATCTCGGTGATTCTGCCTCTGAGAAAACTTCCACTGAAAAGAATTCAGTAGAGGACAACCAAATGTTAGCTCAAACAAACACCAGAGGGATTTGCACACCTGTGTCAAACTCCACTGGGTCCAGCTGTGAAGGATCCCCCTCACAGGCCTCTTCACCCCAGACTGGAGGAGTAACAGAATCGCTGCTAGAATCCTGCACCTCCTCCCCACTGAAAACTCCCCCAGACGGAGAGAAATTTGAACGGACAATGTCCCCTTCCAGCGGCTACTCCAGTCAAAGTGGCACTCCGACGCTTTCCCCCAAAGAGATCTCCCCAACCTCTCCAGACCAGCAGAAAAAGAAGCCGGTAAAACCAGAGAGATCTGGGTCGAGGGCCTCGTCTTCAGCGGCCTCCGCTTCTTCCTCACTCACCTCTTTGTCATCTGGTACGTCTGAGCTTGCAAATCCAGATGTTTCCATGTGCAGTTCAACTCTCTCTCCACAGGAATCTTTACCAACCATTGCTACAAAAGACCTTACGTGTAATAACAACCCTTCACATTTTGGGGTAGAAATCAGGGACCTGTTGAACATCCCACCACCCCCTAAAGTCAAAGCTCCGTGTCCTCCCCCTCCAGAGACGTGGGCTCACAACAGGCACACCGTTGAGTTCCTGTGCGGACCATTTCCTAATGTCAGCAAAGAGGCCCAGAAGCCAACACAGATTCAGGAGACCACCATTAAACAGGCAGACACCCAAACAGAAACTGGAAAGAATGGGCAAATCGAAGatgaaaaccaaacaaaagtaGGAGAACCCGCTTTAGAAATGTCCGAAAGTAAAACAAAGCCCGAGGAATCCTCAGCAATGAATCATCGGGGTGCGGACATGGAGGATGAGCTCAAGGATTGTCCAGTTATAGAACAAATCCAGCAGGAAGAAAAGCAAAACACATGTAGCAtgtctgctgtgaaggagcCAGAGCCTCAAGAAAAAACTCCAAAGAAAGATCCCCCTCCTGTCATGAAGAAACCTCTGGCAGTGCTGCACAGAAAGGCAACGACAAAGCAGCCGTTAGAAACACAACCGATGGAGCTGGGTGGCAGCGCCGCCACAGAGGTGGACGCTGCTTCCCAGAGCCCCGTAACCGTGGTCGTTGAGGAGAGTGAGATGGATGGAGGTGAAGTCCCATCCCTGCAGACACTTCCATCAGAGCTCCCCAAAATGAATAAGATCTCCCCGCCACCTACACCCCCTCCAACATACCACCCTACACCTCCTCTTTCGAGGAAACCTCACCCCCTCTCGGGATCTATACCAGCTAATGAACTGCAGAGGGTGCAGGAGGAGTTGCATGCGGTGGAGTCTTGCTGGCCACCTCCCCCACCTCCTCTGGATGGGGAGTCTGCCTTTGAGGGAGAAGATGATGCCGATtttcctccaccccctccaccacTCGTAACGGACACTTGCATCAAGGTGTTGGACCTTCCTGAAGAGCAGATTGTAGAAAACCAAGACGTGCCCCAAACGATTTCACGACCGGCTGCAACTGACGGCGAACCATTGGCTGATGGGCAAAATTCTGATGGAGGGGCTTCTTGTCCACTAGTGCAGAATATTGCTACAGATGGTGTCACACCTCCATCAGTGGAATCACCTCCTGTGCCGCCTGTTACCAGAGCAGAGAGCCCAGTATCAGCCATGGCTCTTCCTCACTGCGATTTCATGAAGCGTAACTCTCTAAAAGCGGATGATCAGTCCCCATCTGCTCCTCCGGTCAGTCCTCaacctccagctccacccatcGTACCAGTAGCACCACCTCCACCAACGGAGAATTTAACTCATGGGGTCAATTTCCGAAGGCAACCCAGTGGAGCATATAGAGACACGAGGAGCAAGGAACTCCTCTCCCGTCACAAAAGTGCACTCATTCCTAAAGAGGACGCCAACATCCCACTTGTCACCCCCTCGCTCCTCCAGATGGTTCGTCTCAGATCGGTCAGCGTGACTGAAGATGAGGTGAAAGCTCCATCTGAGGATAAATCCACCGCAGAGAAAGATCCAGTGCAGGAGAACTGTCCCGTTTCTATCCAAGGACTTCAGAACATTCCTCAAAAGCCTATCCGAAAGTCTTTGTCACTGAAATCTCCCCCTCAGACTGTAAAAGCATCCTCAGTGACACTGAACTCGCCTTCAACGCGCATGCAGGAGGCCATACGCATGAAGACTGCAGCCATGTCTTCAAGGGACTGTCTCCCCTCCAGGCTGGGTGTGAAGTCAGCCAGTTACAGCTGCACCAGTGAATCAGGAGCTCCGGCTCTGAAAGCGCCCGAAAGCAGTGACGTGCACAAGTCCCCAGCTTCTACCGCCAGCTTCATCTTCTCCAGAAGCACAAAAAAAGTCGTCATAGACACTGCGGCCGCCTCTCCCGAAGCTCAGGCGAGTCTGAAACAGAGCCTGGCGGCGGAGCTCATGCAAGTCTCAGAACAATCGAAGGCTGCTGCCTTCTCAAATGGAGCAGTGAAGTGTGACAAGGTTCCTCCACCTGTAGCGAAGAAGCCGACCCACAGCAGCATGAGTCCCTCACACAATTCCCAAAGCTCTTCTGCAAAGATGGAGCTCAGTGCTGAAGGAAACGGAGCCATTGGAGGAATGCAACACACACCTGCATTGGCATCACCTGAAACAA TGACAAGAGTGACAGCGGACACGATTGAAACACTGTTTTGA